Proteins encoded in a region of the Carassius gibelio isolate Cgi1373 ecotype wild population from Czech Republic chromosome B5, carGib1.2-hapl.c, whole genome shotgun sequence genome:
- the LOC127957642 gene encoding uncharacterized protein LOC127957642 yields the protein MILFNRRREGEVASMPLSVFLSRDTSDPHEDVDWALSEVEKKLCRHFTRVITRGKRGRPVPVLLTPKMLCSLELLVKQREACGVLKDNAYMFARPEAMTHFRGSDCLRGFAKACGAKCPKALTSTRLRKHAATLSTVLNMTDTEMDQLANFLGHDIRIHREFYRLPEKTLQLAKISKVLMALEQGRLAEFHGKNLDEIGIDPDEKVVDCDEEEQVNDCDEEDRSIQEGHCSSTVDASAEVALPATERNMSHKRGKPSSEVPMSSGASAMRPPCKGELFTHFSLV from the exons ATGATTCTCTTTAATCGGCGGAGAGAAGGAGAGGTGGCGAGCATGcctttgtctgtgtttttatcaAGAGACACTTCTGATCCACATGAGGATGTGGACTGGGCTCTCTCCGAAGTGGAGAAGAAACTCTGCAGACACTTCACAAGGGTTATCACCAGGGGAAAGCGTGGTCGGCCAGTTCCAGTCCTTCTGACTCCAAAAATGCTGTGTTCCTTAGAACTCCTTGTTAAGCAGAGAGAGGCGTGTGGGGTTTTAAAAGACAATGCCTATATGTTTGCTAGACCAGAAGCCATGACACATTTCCGAGGGTCAGACTGCCTCCGTGGCTTTGCAAAGGCTTGTGGTGCAAAGTGTCCCAAGGCACTGACATCTACCAGGCTGCGTAAGCATGCCGCGACCCTTTCAACAGTGCTGAACATGACCGACACCGAGATGGACCAGCTGGCAAACTTTCTCGGGCACGACATCAGAATCCATCGTGAGTTCTATCGACTCCCTGAGAAGACCCTGCAACTAGCCAAGATCAGCAAAGTTTTAATGGCTCTTGAGCAAGGAAGATTAGCTGAGTTCCATGGCAAGAACTTGGATGAAATTGGGATAGATCCTGATG AAAAAGTAGTTGACTGTGATGAGGAAGAACAAGTTAATGACTGTGATGAGGAAGACAGGAGCATACAAGAGGGACACTGTTCATCTACTGTTGACG CTTCAGCCGAGGTGGCACTTCCTGCTACCGAGAGGAATATGTCACACAAGAGAGGCAAACCATCATCAGAAGTGCCGATGTCTTCAGGAGCCAGTGCTATGAGACCACCTTGCAAAGGTGAACTCTTTACACATTTCTCTTTG GTATGA